In Oncorhynchus gorbuscha isolate QuinsamMale2020 ecotype Even-year unplaced genomic scaffold, OgorEven_v1.0 Un_scaffold_3147, whole genome shotgun sequence, the genomic window tgtttacatcacatggtatctggtgtcagatattgttgtttacatcacattGTATCTagtatctggtgtcagatattgttgtttacatcacatggtatctggtgtcagatattgttgtttacatcacatggtatctggtgtcagatattgttgtttacatcacatggtatctggtgtcagatattgttgtttacatcacattGTATCTagtatctggtgtcagatattgttgtttacatcacatggtatctggtgtcagatattgttgtttacatcacatggtatctggtgtcagatattgttgtttacatcacatggtatctggtgtcagatattgttgtttacatcacatggtatctggtgtcagatattgttgtttacatcacatggtatctggtgtcagatattgttgtttacatcacattGTATCTagtatctggtgtcagatattgttgtttacatcacatggtatctggtgtcagatattgttgtttacatcacatggtatctggtgtcagatattgttgtttacatcacatggtatctggtgtcagatattgttgtttacatcacatggtatctggtgtcagatattgttgtttacatcacatggtatctggtgtcagatattgttgtttacatcacatggtatctggtgtcagatattgttgtttacatcacatggtatctggtgtcagatattgttgtttacatcacatggtatctggtgtcagatattgttgtttacatcacatggtatctggtgtcagatatggttgtttacatcacatggtatctggtgtcagatattgttgtttacatcacatggtatctggtgtcagatattgttgtttacatcacatggtatctggtgtcagatagGATTCCCACAttgattgcatcccaaatggcaccattggGGACCCAGCCATTATCTGGTGTGTAGAAGGATTGTCAGAGTTAATGGTTAACTGGATAGAACAGGAAATGGCTGGTAGAAGGGACTGGGGCTGTTATATTGTCACTCACTCTGTATCTAAGGCTCTCTATGGaagacggtctctctctctgtctgtctgtcttcatagtctgtctctctctctgtccgtctgtcttcatagtctctctctctctctgtctctctgtcttcatagtctgtctctctgtctgtctgtctcgtgtcttcatagtctgtctctctgtctgtctgtctctctgtcttcatagtctgtctctctgtctgtctgtctcgtgtcttcatagtctgtctctctgtctgtctgtctctctgtcttcatagtctgtctctctgtctgtctgtctcgtgtcttcatagtctgtctctctgtctgtctgtctctctgtcttcatagtctgtctctctgtccgtctgtcttcatagtctctctgtctctctctctgtccgtctgtcttcatagtctctctgtctctctctcttcatagtctgtctctctctctctgtcttcatagtctctctgtctctctctgtccgtctgtcttcatagtctctctgtctctctctcttcatagtctgtctctctctctctgtcttcatagtctgtctctgtctctctctcttcatagtctgtctctgtctctctctcttcatagtctgtctctctctctctctgtcttcatagtctgtctctgtctctctctgttgttatattctgtctgcctctctctcagttcaCCACATTACAGCCCAAGTGAAATGCTTGAcaggcactgtctgtctgtctgtctgccggtgACCAGATAAATCTTCTCTTGGTGTCGTTCAAGGTCTCCACAGTGTCCCTTGGCGTGTCACACAGGAGGATCAGGGAGTCGTGTCAGGGCCAAGCTGATAGGTGGAATGGCTGAcgtcaggttgttgttgttgttgatcctATCTATGGTCCAACGTGGACATGGTGTCAACATGAGGTTATTGCGCTATTGTGTCAACTAACAAAAAACAAGTGGACTGAATGAAGGAAGAGTCCAACTGTCAGAGCTGAGTGAGTGGTTAGTTACCTTTCACATGGGATACTCCTCTACCAGGAGGGATAtcagggggccatttgggatctAATCACATTCTGTCAGCTGTCGGGATAACGAGAGCCCATACCAGCAGTATTCCTGTTATTATTCCTGCTTTTAAGACCCTTCTTGTTCCCAGATGGGAAACCAGGCTATCCAGTCCAACCATTTATCCATCTGATCACCCTCAACTTCCTCAGGCCAGATAAGTCCAACTCAACTTCCTCAGGCCAGATAAGGCCAACTTCCTCAGGCCAGATAAGTCCAACTCAACTTCCTCAGTCCAGATAAGGCCAACTTCCTCAGGCCAGATAAGTCCAACTCAACTTCCTCAGGCCAGATAAGTCCAACTCAACTTCCTCAGTCCAGATAAGTCCAACTTCCTCAGGCCAGATAAGTCCAACTCAACTTCCTCAGGCCAGATAAGTCCAACTCAACTTCCTCAGGCCAGATAAGTCCAACTCAACTTCCTCAGGCCAGATAAGTCCAACTCAACTCCCTCAGTCCAGATAAGTCCAACTCAACTTCCTCAGGCCAGATAAGTCCAACTCAACTTCCTCAGGCCAGATAAGTCCAACTCAACTTCCTCAGTTCAGCACCAAATGAAAGTGATGAGGAAGGCTACTGGATGTAGGATATTGATGGAGACGTGTTTCTCTCCTTTACCCAAGACCCTTTCtgttttacacctctctctctctctctctctctgtctgtcctcaagATAACAAACAAAACCAAGGTTAGTTTTGtttatgtctcctctcctccatgtctcagtgtcttactgcaggtctataatatgtctcctccatgtctcagtgtcttactgcaggtctataatatgtctcctccatgtctcagtgtcttactgcaggtctataatatgtctcctccatgtctcagtgtcttactgcaggtctataatatgtctcctccatgtctcagtgtcttactgcaggtctataatatgtctcctccatgtctcagtgtcttactgcaggtctataatatgtctcctccatgtctcagtgtcttactgcaggtctataatatgtctcctccatgtctcagtgtcttactgcaggtctataatatgtctcctccatgtctcagtgtcttactgcaggtctataatatgtctcctccatgtctcagtgtcttactgcaggtctataatatgtctcctccatgtctcagtgtcttactgcaggtctataatatgtctcctccatgtctcagtgtcttactgcaggtctataatatgtctcctccatgtctcagtgtcttactgcaggtctataatatgtctcctccatgtctcactgtcttactgcaggtctataatatgtctcctccatgtctcagtgtcttactgcaggtctataatatgtctcctccatgtctcagtgtcttactgcaggtctataatatgtctcctccatgtctcagtgtcttactgcaggtctataatatgtctcctccatgtctcagtgtcttactgcaggtctataatatgtctcctccatgtctcagtgtcttactgcaggtctataatatgtctcctccatgtctcagtgtcttactgcaggtctataatatgtctcctccatgtctcagtgtcttactgcaggtctataatatgtctcctccatgtctcagtgtcttactgcaggtctataatatgtctcctctcctccatgtctctgtgtcttactgcaggtctataatatgtctcctccatgtctcagtgtcttactgcaggtctataatatgtctcctccatgtctcagtgtcttactgcaggtctataatatgtctcctccatgtctcagtgtcttactgcaggtctataatatgtctcctccatgtctcagtgtcttactgcaggtctataatatgtctcctccatgtctcagtgtcttactgcaggtctataatatgtctcctccatgtctcagtgtcttactgcaggtctataatatgtctcctccatgtctcagtgtcttactgcaggtctataatatgtctcctccatgtctcagtgtcttactgcaggtctataatatgtctcctccatgtctcagtgtcttactgcaggtctataatatgtctcctccatgtctcagtgtcttactgcaggtctataatatgtctcctccatgtctcagtgtcttactgcaggtctataatatgtctcctccatgtctcagtgtcttactgcaggtctataatatgtctcctctcctccatgtctcagtgtcttactgcaggtctataatatgtctcctccatgtctcagtgtcttactgcaggtctataatatgtctcctccatgtctcagtgtcttactgcaggtctataatatgtctcctccatgtctcagtgtcttactgcaggtctataatatgtctcctccatgtctcagtgtcttactgcaggtctataatatgtctcctccatgtctcagtgtcttactgcagaTAAACAAACCGTAGTTAGATCACATGATGGATCACATGACACACAGCTCTTAAAGAGACAGCGTCCTGCTCAGACAGCGTCCTTTGCCCCCTGCTGTATTGGAGAGCCTGTTGTGGAAAGATACAGCTCTGTCTCTGCCGGGTCAACTCTGTGCCCAGATCAGTCCTTATCTCCTCCATGGACCATGTCTGAGTCTAGCTGTTACAAACGGCTGCTCTCCCCACCACCTCCCCGACTCTGACCTCCCATGTTTCTGGGTGAGATGATGCTCTCCCCACCACCTCCCGGACTCTGACCTCCCATGTTTCTGGGTGAGATGACGCTCTCCCCACCACCTCCCGGACTCTGACCTCCCATGTTTCTGGGTGAGATGACGCTCTCCCCACCACCTCCCGGACTCTGACCTCCCATGTTTCTGGGTGAGATGACGCTCTCCCCACCACCTCCCGGACTCTGACCTCCCATGTTTCTGGGTGAGATGACGCTCTCCTTGGACTGGAGCAGCCTCTCCAGGCAGGGCGAGCTGATCTTCCCCGACGGAGGCCCTCGTCGGTGGGCTCGTGGTCTGACTCTGTAAGGGTGAGTCTGGAGGTGGGGGTCCACAGTGCTCCCCTGGGGGTCAGTGCTGGAGGAGACCGCGTCGTCTTGGGTCTGTTCCTGGTCGTCGGCTGGACGGTTGGATCCCAGGGAGCAGGCGATGGAGGGTCTGACCAGGCCCGGTGGCTCTTGCtgggctgtctctgtctctgtgttggagGAGCAGATGGGGGCGGTGTGGAGACGTTTGAGATGAgtggtagaggagtagaggaaggagCCGGGCAGGGGTCCGCCGGAGGCTCTCAGGGCTGGGTGGTGGTCACCCTCTGAGGGGGAGACACGGGAGGAGAGGCTGGAGGTGGTGGCTGGGCTGAGTGGTGGTCACCCTCTGAGGGGAGACTTGACGGGAGGAGAGGCTGGAGGTGGTGGCTGGGCTGGGGTCTGGTCACCCTCTGAGGGGGAGACGACGGGAGGAGAGGCTGGAGGTGGTGGCTGGGCTGGGGTCTGGTACTGCTGTGGAGAGTCAGAACGGAATAGGTTCGGTTTGTAATCCCTTTGTTCACCATGAAGAACTGACTACAAAGAATAGTAGAATATCCTTCTTCCTTAAGAGACATTATGCCATCCTGACTGAGTAGAATTCGGCCtttttcctcctctcctacttcttaacctcctcctcctctcctcctcccttctcttctcctcccttctctcctcccttcccctctcctccctgctctcctcctcccttctctcctcctccctaacctcctcctcccttctctcctcctccctctactcctcctcccttctctcctcctccctctactcctcctcccttctctcctcctccctgctctcctcctcctccctgctctcctcctccctgctctcctcctccctgctctcctcctcccttctctcctcctccctgctctcctcctccctgctctcctcctccctgctctcctcctccctgctctcctcctccctgctctcctcctcctccctctactcctcctccctcta contains:
- the LOC124027370 gene encoding extensin-like is translated as ERYVSVILKMEAMLHSWFPQVRARPDPDPDPDPDPGPGPDPDQHTDNQEEHHTPAKRHTPAKQYQTPAQPPPPASPPVVSPSEGDQTPAQPPPPASPPGDHHPALRASGGPLPGSFLYSSTTHLKRLHTAPICSSNTETETAQQEPPGLVRPSIACSLGSNRPADDQEQTQDDAVSSSTDPQGSTVDPHLQTHPYRVRPRAHRRGPPSGKISSPCLERLLQSKESVISPRNMGGQSPGGGGESVISPRNMGGQSPGGGGESVISPRNMGGQSPGGGGESIISPRNMGGQSRGGGGESSRL